The following DNA comes from Hyla sarda isolate aHylSar1 unplaced genomic scaffold, aHylSar1.hap1 scaffold_1545, whole genome shotgun sequence.
GTAGGGAGGAGAGGggaatgatcggctgaaggtagagcggaggggaggatgatcggctgaaggtagagaggataggaggatgatcggctgaaggtagagaggatgggacgatgatcggctgaaggtagagaggaggatgatcggctgaaggtagagagaagaggaggatgaccggctgaaggtagagaggaggggagaggaggatgattgGCTGATGGTAGGGAGGAGAGGggaatgatcggctgaaggtagagaggaggggaggatgatcggctgaaggtagagaggagaggagggtgatcggctgaaggtagagaggagagaaggatgatcggctgaaggtagagagaagaggaggatgatcgactgaaggtagagaggagaggaggatgatcggctgaaggtagagaggaggggaggatgatcggctgaagatagagaggaggatgatcgactgaaggtagagaggaggggagaggaggatgatcggctgaaggtagagaggaggggaggatgatcggctgaaggtagagaggaggggaggatgatcagctgaaggtagagaggagaggaggatgatcggctgaaggtagagaggaggggaggatgatcggctgaaggtagagaggagaggaggatgatcggctgaaggtagaaagGAGAGAAGGATGATCGGCTTAAGGTATAGAGGAGAGgcggatgatcggctgaaggtagagaggaga
Coding sequences within:
- the LOC130309995 gene encoding YLP motif-containing protein 1-like (The sequence of the model RefSeq protein was modified relative to this genomic sequence to represent the inferred CDS: added 37 bases not found in genome assembly) — protein: FPLYLQPIILPSSLPSADHPPLLSTFSRSSASPLYLKPIILLSFLPSADHPPLLSTFSRSSSPPLYLQPIILLSSLPSADHPPLLSTFSRSSSPPLYLQPIILLSPPLYLQSIILLSIFSRSSSPPLYLQPIILLSSLPSVDHPPLLSTFSRSSFSPLYLQPITLLSSLPSADHPPLLSTFSRSFPSPPYHQPIILLSPPLYLQPVILLFSLPSADHPPLYLQPIIVPSSLPSADHPPILSTFSRSSSPPLYLQPIIPLSSLPSANHPSLPSSLPSADHPPLLSIFSRSSPLLSTFSRSSSSPLYFQPIIVLFSLP